In Bombus affinis isolate iyBomAffi1 unplaced genomic scaffold, iyBomAffi1.2 ctg00000912.1, whole genome shotgun sequence, the following proteins share a genomic window:
- the LOC126928407 gene encoding nucleolar protein 58-like isoform X1, which produces MGLGADKVALQKKNTDSKKEEEEVKIEKGTFVKIIAGKQINNYGQIEGFDDDAGRLIIKLALGGNVISVNEFMVQPVTKSEYSKNSKVQNTKKYEEYKDKESKGLKEKMDRKRSMSPDPEDSEDGDKSSNKRKKIGSTMHNKNKYDKVGDKKSERRKRRSESNDDSDSDSEKKRRRERSNSNSNDSYKLKGLKKSKKHKKHDCSSERSSKKHKKKDKEREKVRDKKPRDYADRKKHERRERSRSRSFSRQ; this is translated from the exons atgggtcttggagcagacaaagtagcattgcagaagaaaaatacagattccaaaaaagaagaggaagaagttaaaatcgagaaaggaacatttgtgaaaattatagctggaaaacaaattaataattatg gtcaaatagaaggattcgatgatgatgcaggaaggctcataataaaactagctcttggtggaaatgtaatatctgtaaatgaatttatggtacagccagttactaaatcagaatattctaagaactcaaaagttcaaa atacaaaaaagtatgaggaatataaggacaaggaatccaagggactcaaggaaaagatggatagaaaaagatcaatgtcccctgaccccgaagacagtgaagatggtgacaaaagtagtaataaaagaaagaaaatcggaagtacgatgcataataagaacaagtatgataaagtgggggataaaaaatcagaaaggcgaaaaaggcgctccgaatctaatgatgacagcgatagtgattctgaaaagaagagacggagagaaagaagtaactctaatagtaatgattcttataaattaaaaggattgaagaagtcaaagaaacataagaagcacgattgctcatctgaaagatcaagtaaaaaacataaaaagaaagacaaagaaagagaaaaagttagagataagaaacccagagattatgcagacagaaagaaacacgaaagacgagaaagatcaagatctcgatcatttagtaggcagtaa
- the LOC126928407 gene encoding uncharacterized protein LOC126928407 isoform X2 gives MAEEGKKISFGFAKSIKKPVLKDAIPQEKKKVDYIECLDEKGIKVIGEEEKKDEPLIIPLVGSKTWHDRIVNKIDADIFLPKADKEKVGDASVNEAKSKLSNGKTSAIISIKKEPVEDSENKVVTLEEQATKEIIEELKSKNKYETKTNDLTLPLVEDESLRGKEQQCYGEWDGNQERELVEMKN, from the exons atggcagaagaaggaaagaagatttccttcggttttgcgaaatctattaagaaacctgtgttaaaagatgctattccacaagaaaaaaagaaagttgattacattgaatgccttgatgaaaaAGGTAtcaaagtaatagg tgaggaagaaaaaaaagatgaacctctaattattccattagtaggttcaaaaacctggcatgatagaattgttaataaaatagatgcagacattttccttccgaaggcagataaggaaaaggtaggagacgctagtgttaacgaggcaaaatcaaagctatctaatggaaaaacatcggcaataatatcaataaagaaagagccagttgaagatagtgaaaataaagttgttactttagaagagcaagcgacgaaagaaatcattgaggaacttaagtcaaagaataaatatgaaactaaaacaaatgatttaactttacctttagtagaagatgaatcattaagaggcaaagaacag caatgttacggggaatgggatggcaaccaggaaagggaattggttgaaatgaaaa attag